The following nucleotide sequence is from Coffea eugenioides isolate CCC68of chromosome 10, Ceug_1.0, whole genome shotgun sequence.
TTTAGTTGCTACAGCCACTATTCTTTTCCCAAGTTACTAAGTTGATtgcttcaattaattaatttgttagGCATACTAGACTCGTCAGTGAATGTGTCTTCATACTTGAAACATGTTGTCAAAATTTGCTGCTCTAAAACAGTTTACTGCAGTACTTGATCAGCAAAACATCCCATCAAACCAGAAATGAAAGTAAATTTTGGTCCCAGGATCTTGAACTGATTCTTTGTAATGAAGAAGACAAACCATACCGGCCCATTGTTGGGACATCAATCTGCCAATTATCTTCAATTTCAGCATTGAAACAAGAACAGAAAACTAGAAATTCATAAAGGTACGACATGAATTGGAAAAAGGTAATCGAAAAATTGGTCTTTCAATGTCGGATTTCCATTATCTGAGAATACAGAACTATAGTACATTACATTCTACTAAAAGTTactgaaattttgcagccaATTTTACAGGGCACATGCTTATTACTTGCAATGATTTTATAAATACAGAGTTTTCATATTCGAACCTACTTTAAGTTAAGCGATATCTAATACTGAAAAAAATGTTAATGTTGATCAAATAGATAATCTTGGATAGCTTATCCAGACGCAGTGGTgtattagtattttttttggGGCTGACTGTCGCAGTGGTGATATTATTGTGGAAGTTTGGTGACCCAGGGGTTTTGTATGTGTGGGCaagagttctttttttttgggaggggggGTTTATATTTGCATCTTAATTTAGGTATAAGTATAGTTTGAGGAAGAGGAATGATGGCAATATTTAAAGTTAAACCAGTCAGTTCTTAATATCTGAAGTTTTGGTGGACAGGCCCAGCAATTATTTCAGAGGGATGCACAAACAATAACACTTGAAGCGCTAGAGAGTGTGAAAGCTGCGCTTGCAAGTAGTGAGATTGAGCACAAGGCCGAGACTAAGAAGAAAGCAGTACCTCGTAAGGCAGCAGGGCAGGCATGGGAGGATCCTACACTTGCAGATTGGCCAGAGAGTGAGTTTCATGTACTCTACTCCTTGTGTGGTTGCATTCATCATATTTTATGACAATTTTCGCCTGTCTTAATTCCTTCACTGATCTTGTTTTTGCTAGTATTAATGCCTTCAGTATTACTGTTTGTGTTGTGCAGATGATTCTCGTTTGTTCTGTGGTGATCTTGGTAATGAGGTGAATGATGATGTTCTATCCAAAGCATTTTCAAGATTTCCATCTTTTAACATGGCCAGGGTGAGTTATTTGAACTCGTCCACTTTTTATATGTCTCAACCTTCTCTTGTTCGAATTATCGAAACTTTAATTTGTCTCCTTGTCGTGGTTGCCTTTGGTGAGGTTCTGACCTGATTTTGCATGATCCCTTAATCTGATTTCGAAGAAGTGCTTTGATCTGATGTACGAGTTTAAAACTTTGAACTTGGACAACATCTATGGTTATGTTTGTGTGAAATAAGATTAAATTTTGCTAGCATATGATTCTTTAGCTTAAGGGATGCTTGGTATCGAACACTGTTCTGGCTGATCATACTGGTGCTTCTACCATCATTTTTATAAAAGAGAGAAATTTAAGAATCTCTCATGCCTCTGAGCTCTTGAATCTGTGCACTTTTGTGTCTGCATCCACACTCGTCCCTTTTGTCGTGACAAATGCCCCTTGTAGTTAGTCaaacataatatatattatCTGATGTTTAAAGGAGAATGATTAATCTGCTTAGTCATACTGTCTTTTGTTCAGTGCATTACTTGACAGTGTTGGTACTGTGATCACTACTGTATGTAATGTTGCCTGGACGACGAGCTTTAGTTTCAGCTTGTTGACAATGTTGGCTGTTCAGGCACCAGTTAGTGATTGGGAGTACAATGCTACGCTCCCCAAAACTGCTTCAATGATTGATTTGGCTTCAAAAATAATGATGACTTGTTTAGCACTGACTTAAGTGAGGACCAGCTGAGGCAGAGACTTGGACACATGTCCCACACACCTTGTCAAGTAGGAAATTGCAGTACATAGTTATGTCCAATATCTATAATTTTTTCCATCGCATTTGATAGACCAAAGGCTATATTTCTAGCATGACATGATTTCTAGTAGGTTGAATTGCTTGAACGCAAACTATTTCCTGGGGtgttattatattattattgttgcaATTTTTTTCCTATCATTTTCCAATCTCAAATGctcaagaattggaaaaaaaatttctgtttcCCCAGATCACTGTATACACTTTTCTTCATCCCTTCAATTTCTTGgctgttttctcttcttttgaaGGATTGGCACTAACCTCTACTAAAGCATAGCCGGACTGCTCCACCTAGAGATGGCTGAAGGAAGTGGAAATGAGGAGACAACTCTTGAGCATACATCAACATGGGCAGTGGTAGTTGTTTGTTTCATCTTGATGAGCCCAAACAATGTACTATATATATACTATACCTCTCGCGGATCGTTGCTAATAATGTACAATTACGTTACCTGACTTTTAGcatttctttcaacttgttaGGGATGAGAGTCTTTTTGTTTGTGCACAAGAAAGTCTTTCAAGTTATTGTAAATGAGAATCTTTCGGTACTTTATTGGGATTTTAGTACTTGCTTTGAGCACTTGTTTGCGATTTTAGTACTTgctatgtttgtacttgttatcgacttttaattcaatgaattatatttgagtatcgacttcttcttttaaattgctatatgcattctgctctttgagataattttacaagtcccttgggattctggttgatggaatgtacagcagggaggactaattgcaggttgcttccatataaaaaaaaacagggaaaaaactcctggcaattaaaagtgtcagcatagctTAACTTCGAAAAGCACTAATGACAAATGGGCATGTCGTCCAAAGCAGTGTAAATTCACATGGCTACGTGTCCTTAAAGTCATATATTAAGACAACTAAAGATGCCTTCATAAATTGGATATACTACTGATCCGCTACTGATGTTCTAATGCTATACGGACACTTTCGATTATCACAAAAAAACGTTTTTGTTGGCAGAGGGAATGCTATAGCAGCATGGTTTTCCTGACACGTTTGAATGTTGCTAAAGATTTGAggctatccccacattggaagggacaacactcgcCC
It contains:
- the LOC113750451 gene encoding RNA-binding protein 42-like, coding for MSSTSAAAASSSSSTASSQFTYTTGTYFPTPFHLQQPQTYVAAAAAASILQFPAPPPAVPHVYPAPATIPTVYSLPQYQQAQQLFQRDAQTITLEALESVKAALASSEIEHKAETKKKAVPRKAAGQAWEDPTLADWPENDSRLFCGDLGNEVNDDVLSKAFSRFPSFNMARDWH